DNA sequence from the Tissierella sp. MB52-C2 genome:
TCGCTATTTTATCAGGAGCCATTTTCTCATAAATCATAACAAGGTTATTTATCTTATTGGAATACTCATTTAAAAACTCCATTGTTTTACTTATATCACTGGTTATATTTGTCTCTGATTTTGTTAACTGTTCTTCACGAATTATTGCCGCAAACAAATCTTCTATAAACTTTTCATCTTTTATATTTGATAATAATTCAGCTGACTTTAATATTGATAAATTCCTATATATGGTTCCTAATTTATCTAGAGAATAAGCCTCTGTATTTCCAATGGTTTCTATGGACATATCTAAGGGCTTAGTTTCATATACTTTTGCCACATCTATTAAAGTGTTTATTTCATTAGTCTTTTCATTAATTACTCCTTCAATTGAAGTCTTTTTGGTTTCTTTAAAAGTATTTGTAATATAAGCTCTTATATCAGAGTCAACATAATATAATATTTCTCCTAATTTATCAGTTTTAACTTCGCTTAAAACTTTTAAAAATTCCCTATCTGAAAACTTTTTTTCTATTTCCAACAAGGAGGTTAATATGTCTTGTCTTTCAATTCTACTTACCTCTAGTTGAAATTGCTCTTTTTCTTCTTCCTGAGCCTCTTCATATATGGAAAATAGTAGATCTTTTCTTAGCTCCATGTTTCTAACTTTCAATACTATTTCTTCAGTTTTGGAATTAGAAATATTATTCATTTCCTTTAAAATATCTATATAGAGCTTTTCATCATCCTTTTTGATTATATACATCTTATCTGCTGCCACACTTGGATCTAAATCTATATAATGTTTGGAAAGATAATTTATCTTTTCATCTTTCTCAACCTCTGTAGGATAATTTCTAAAGTGCTCACCTATTATACCTGGCATCTTAGATAACATTTTGTTTGTATTATTCTTAAAGTTTTTATTTGTGCTATAAATAAGAATCGTTATTCCTAAAGGTACAAGAACTATACTAATAATTACAATAGATATAATCCTAGATATTTTGTTGTTTTTATTTCCTCTTTCAATGTTTGTTGTTTCCATTTATTTGCCCCCTATTGTTGGCTAGTATTAAATGTAACTATACCATCAAGTAACTTTTCCTCTTGCCTCTTAGATTCTATAATAAATTCTTTATAATCATTTTCTTTTAACTTTTCAAAAGCTTTTTTTTCCTGCATAGCAACTAAAAGTTCTTCCTTAGCTTCTTCTAGTTCCACTTTCATCTCTTCTATTTTTCTTTCTTGATTTTGAATAGTTACGGAGATATCCTGCAAATAACTATTATATAGTTTTAAATTACCTATACTAGTGCTTTTCACTGATTTGTTTTTTTCTACAACTAAATTTTCTTTATGTTGATTAAAACCTATTAATCTTTCTTCTTCATTGTTTACTCTTGAATTTATGTCTCCATACTTAGATTTTTTTAAGTCTTCAATGTTTTCTTTGTAGTTTAGAACCTTTTCTAGCTTAAAACTATAATTCATCAATCAATGTACCTCCATGAGTTTTTAATTTAATTTTGTAGAAATTGTGTTCATTAGTTCTAATGTCTCCTCAAAGGTTGATGTTTTTTGAGTTTCTTGTCTTAAAAAGTTTTCTATATCATCGATTAAATCAATAGCTGTATCAATTTTCTTGTTCGAACCTCGTTTATATGCTCCAATATTTATCAAGTCTTCAGCTTCTTGATAAGTAGCCATAATATCTTTTATGGAACCTGCTATTTTAATATGTTCCTTATCTGCTATATTAGGCATTACCCTACTTATGCTAGCAAGAACATCTATGGCTGGATAATGATTGGCATTTGCAAGTTTTCTAGATAATACAATATGACCATCTAATATCCCTCTTGCAGTATCTGTTATAGGCTCAGTTAAATCGTCTCCATCTACTAAGACTGTATAAAGTCCTGTAATAGTTCCTTTATCTGAGGCTCCTGTTCTTTCGAGTAACCTTGGCATAGTAGCGAAAACAGAAGGAGTATATCCTCTAGTTACTGGTGGCTCTCCTATGGCTAATCCTATTTCACGTTGTGCCATGGAAAACCTGGTTAGAGAGTCCATAAGTAACATTACATTTAGACCTTGATCTCTAAAGTACTCTGCTATTGCAGTAGTTACCATTGCACCTTTAACTCTTATTAAGGCAGGTTGATCTGAAGTGACTACAACTACAACAGATTTTTTTAATCCTTCTTCTCTTAAATCATTTTGAATAAATTCATTAACTTCCCTTCCACGCTCTCCTATTAAACCTATGACATTTACATCTGCAGTACTATTTCTAGAGATCATGCCCATTAGTGTACTTTTACCTACTCCGGAACCTGCAAAAATACCTACTCTCTGACCTTTTCCACAGGTCAATAGACCATCTATAGCTCTAACCCCTACAGATAGCGGTTCCTTTATAACCATTCTATCTAATGGACTTGGTGGTGAACTGGAAACGGGATAATATTTATTAGACTTAATGGAACCTAAGCCATCCATAGGATTTCCTAGTCCATCAAGAACCCTTCCTATTAATTCATCTCCTACGTTGACCCTAAGAGTTTTTCCACTACCTACTACTATACTTCCACTAGCTATCCCTTCCATTTCCCCTAGAGGCATGAGAAGAATCTTATCCTCTTTAAATCCAACTACTTCAGAAAGAATAGGCTTGTCACTCTTATACGGATATATGTAGCAAAGTTCACCAATAGTTGCCATTGGTCCATTTGACTCAATAGTGAGTCCTGTAACCTTTGTTATTTTTCCAGTATATTTCATAAACCTTTTCTCTTTTACTGCCATGGTATATTTTTTAATATTAATTGTATCTTCCATATCATCACTCATTATTTAATATTGTTGTTAAAAGTTCTTTTACTTCTTCCAATTGATTTTCAAGACTTGCATCTATATTTCCCTTAGATGTCTCTAAAATGCAATCTCCTTTTACTAGAGAAATATCATATTTAATATCAAGTTCTGTTATCATACTGGCCTTGGCTAATATTTCCTCTTTTGCCATTTCCAATATATTATAATCTTCTTTAGAGACTACGATGGTTAACTTGTCCGTTAAATCTAAATTACTAATTCCGTTTAATACTAGGGATACAATAAGTTCATTATCCTCTTCTGTTTTTTTATCTATAACCTTTTCATAAATATTTATTACTAGTTCAATTATATCTTCCTCTAATTCTTTAAGAAGCTTGTCCTTAGTAGATATATAGTCATTCTTTATATCAAGAGCCTCTTTTATTAATTGACTAGATTCGACTTTACCCTCATTATATCCCTTTTCATAACCTCCTTTATAGCCTGCTTCATGACCTTCATCATATCCGATTGCCTTATGCTCCTCTAGGATTTCCTTTGCCTTCACATATGCATCATTTATCATAGATTCTTTTTGTCCTTCTGAATCTTCTATTATTTTAAGAGCTTCTTCTTTTGCTTCATCTATGATTATTTCATATTCTTTTTCTGCTTCTTCTCTTGCATCTTCTATGATTTTTTCTATTACTTTTTTATTTTCACTATCATCTATTATCTTTTTAGATTCTGTCTCTATTACTCTAAAGGATTTTATAACATTAGACAATTATCTCATCTCCTCCTCTAGGAGTAATTATCTCTCCATCATCTTCTAATTTCCTAATGATGTTTACTATATTTTGCTGTGAGTCTTCCATATCTCTAATACGAACAGGACCCATAAACTCTATATCCTCTTTAATCATCTCAACTAGACGTTTTGACATATTAGTGAATATAAGGTTTTTAACTTCTTCACTTGCACCTTTAAGAGCAATAGCCCATTGTGCATTATCGATTTCTCTAATAACTCTTTGAATACTTCTATTATCAAGAGTAATAATATCTTCAAATACAAACATTCTTTTCCTGATTTCTTCACTTAATTCTGCATCTCTAGTATCTAATTCTTCCATAATATTCTTTTCTGTACTTCTATCTACAGAGTTAAGTATATCTACAACTGCTCCTATACCACCAGTAGTCGTATAGTCTTGTGCCAATATATTTGAGAACTTACTCTCTAAAATTGACTCTATTTCCTTTACTACCTCTGGTGATGTCCTATCCATTATTGCTATCCTTCTTGTAACATCTGATTGTTTTTCAGGTGATAAGCTTGAAAGCAATTGTGCAGCCTGTCCTGGCCCTAAGTAAGATAATATCAACGCAATTGTTTGCGGATGTTCATTCTGTATATAGTTTAAAAGTTGATTAGGGTCAGCCTTTCTTATGAATTCGAAAGGTCTTACATGTAATGAAGATGTAAGTTTACTAATTATGTCGATGGCTTTATCAGATCCCAATGCTCTTTCTAATACGTCCTTGGCATAATTAATTCCACCTTCAGAAATATATTCCTGTGCCAAACATATTTGATAAAATTCTTCAATTACTGTTTGTTTCTCTTCTGGAGAAACCATTCTCATGTTTGCAATTTGCAGAGTTAGTTCTTCTATTTCTTCTTCATTTAAATGTTTAAATATCTCAGCAGATTTCTGAGGTCCTAGGGCAATAAGTAGTATTGCCACCTTTTCTTTTCCACTAAACTGTCTCCTAGACATATTAAATTCTCCTATTCATTTAACCAATTTCTAAGCAATTGAGCAACGGAATCAGGCTTTTTCTCAATAAATCTATCAATTTGAGCCTTCATTTTTGATTCCTCTGCTTCAAAATCAAGATCTGCGACTTCCAATTCTATTGCAGATTTTTCTCCAAGCATTCTCTCTAGTTCTGCCTCAGCAGTTTCTCTAGATTTCTTTCTTCTGTATAAAATTATACCTATTATTAATATAATTAGTGCCAATATACTTAGGCCTATATATAGCCAGTTATTATTTCCATCTTGAATAATATTATTATCAGTAGCTTGATTATTATTGAAACTTGCTGCTTTTACTTGAACTTGTTTAGTATCTAAACCAGTAGCTGCATATATTAAGTCAGTAAATTCTTTTTCCATCTCTGGAGTCATTTCACCATCTACTAATGCATTCTTATTTACTAATACTGCTACAGTAACGCTTTCAACTTGTCCTGGTGCCTTGCTAATTTCTTTGTTTATTTCATTTAATTCATTATTTATTATCCTGCTTACTTTGTCATATCTGCTTGAGCCATCATCTATTGTAGTGTAATCTTCTACATTAGTGTCTGTTCCCGCAGCTCCACCTACTGCTCCTCCTGCCATATGCTCCTCTACTTCTTCTAAGGAACGGATTAATCCTTCTTCGTTTCCTTCTATTGGAGTAGCAAATTCTGTTATAGTTGTCTTTTCCATGTCCATATTAATTTTTACACTTGACATTACATCTACGTTGTTAAATCCAACAACATTACCTAAAAACTTCTTTATACTTTCATTTATCTTAGATTCTATTCCATGCTTTACTTCAAACTGATCTTGGGAGAAAATATTTTCTTCATCTTCTTCACCTAATAATCGCCCTTCATTATCTACTACTTTAACATCTTCAGGATCCATATTTATAGAACTGGCTACTAGATGTTTTATTGCCTTTACCTTCTCTGAAGACAATGATCTATTATCTCCTTTTACAATAAAAACAGAAGCTGTAGTTTTATTATCATCATTATCTAATATGAAATTAGTGGCCTCTTTTTCATCTATAAATACCTCTGCACTATGTATCCCATCTATCTCAGATATGGTAGATGCTAATTCACTTTCACTTGCCTTTTTCATTCTCTGTTTTTTATCATAATCTGTCATAGTCCAACTACTATCATTAAAGGCATCCATATATGTATAACCTTCTTTTGGTAATCCGTAAGTAGCTAATTCTATTTTTATACGATTCTTATTTTCTGCTGGTACTAAAATACTCTTCTGATCCTCACCTGTTTTCCAAGAAACTCCCATTTCGTCTAACTTGGTAGTAATCTGTCCCATATCCTTTAAACCTAAATCTCCATATAGGACTTCATATTTTGTACGGGTCAACATAAGAATAAGTGCAGTTACAGCAAAAATAACAAATAAGCTAATAAATGCCAATTTAATTTTCTTTTTCTTATCCATTTCTTTCCAGTACTCAGTTATTTGTAGTTTTAACTTATGTATCGATTCTTGCACTTTTGCACCTCTCCCTATCTATCCTTAAATTTGAATCCTCATGATTTCCTTATACGCTTCTACAACTTTACCTCTTATGGCCATAACAACCTGTAAAGCTGTGTCTGCCTTATCAGCAGCTATTGTAACATCGTGAAGGTTGTCCACTTCTCCTATGGCTAACATTTTCTTATACTCTTGACTTTCTAACTGCATTTCATTAACTTTATCTAATGCATTACTTAGTAGGTCACCAAAGCTATTTTCTGTCTTATTATTTACTATCTGATTATCCATTTTAGATATTAAACTATTATAATTATTAATTTTATTTATATCCAATTTTCTTACCTCCTACCAATGTCTAGAGCTTTCATAAGCATAGATTTAGATGCATTCATGGCTGTTATATTTGCATCATAAGAACGTTGTGCACTAATTAAATCTACCATTTCTTTTACAGTATCTACATTTGGTTTTTGAACGTAACCATTTTCGTCAGCATCTGGATGCCCTGGTTCGTATACCAGTTTGAAAGGAGATTCATCTTCAACTATTTTACTAATTTTTACTCCTTTACCACCTATCTTATTAGTATACTTACTTAATTG
Encoded proteins:
- the fliJ gene encoding flagellar export protein FliJ, whose translation is MNYSFKLEKVLNYKENIEDLKKSKYGDINSRVNNEEERLIGFNQHKENLVVEKNKSVKSTSIGNLKLYNSYLQDISVTIQNQERKIEEMKVELEEAKEELLVAMQEKKAFEKLKENDYKEFIIESKRQEEKLLDGIVTFNTSQQ
- the fliI gene encoding flagellar protein export ATPase FliI; this encodes MEDTINIKKYTMAVKEKRFMKYTGKITKVTGLTIESNGPMATIGELCYIYPYKSDKPILSEVVGFKEDKILLMPLGEMEGIASGSIVVGSGKTLRVNVGDELIGRVLDGLGNPMDGLGSIKSNKYYPVSSSPPSPLDRMVIKEPLSVGVRAIDGLLTCGKGQRVGIFAGSGVGKSTLMGMISRNSTADVNVIGLIGERGREVNEFIQNDLREEGLKKSVVVVVTSDQPALIRVKGAMVTTAIAEYFRDQGLNVMLLMDSLTRFSMAQREIGLAIGEPPVTRGYTPSVFATMPRLLERTGASDKGTITGLYTVLVDGDDLTEPITDTARGILDGHIVLSRKLANANHYPAIDVLASISRVMPNIADKEHIKIAGSIKDIMATYQEAEDLINIGAYKRGSNKKIDTAIDLIDDIENFLRQETQKTSTFEETLELMNTISTKLN
- a CDS encoding FliH/SctL family protein; protein product: MSNVIKSFRVIETESKKIIDDSENKKVIEKIIEDAREEAEKEYEIIIDEAKEEALKIIEDSEGQKESMINDAYVKAKEILEEHKAIGYDEGHEAGYKGGYEKGYNEGKVESSQLIKEALDIKNDYISTKDKLLKELEEDIIELVINIYEKVIDKKTEEDNELIVSLVLNGISNLDLTDKLTIVVSKEDYNILEMAKEEILAKASMITELDIKYDISLVKGDCILETSKGNIDASLENQLEEVKELLTTILNNE
- the fliG gene encoding flagellar motor switch protein FliG, producing the protein MSRRQFSGKEKVAILLIALGPQKSAEIFKHLNEEEIEELTLQIANMRMVSPEEKQTVIEEFYQICLAQEYISEGGINYAKDVLERALGSDKAIDIISKLTSSLHVRPFEFIRKADPNQLLNYIQNEHPQTIALILSYLGPGQAAQLLSSLSPEKQSDVTRRIAIMDRTSPEVVKEIESILESKFSNILAQDYTTTGGIGAVVDILNSVDRSTEKNIMEELDTRDAELSEEIRKRMFVFEDIITLDNRSIQRVIREIDNAQWAIALKGASEEVKNLIFTNMSKRLVEMIKEDIEFMGPVRIRDMEDSQQNIVNIIRKLEDDGEIITPRGGDEIIV
- the fliF gene encoding flagellar basal-body MS-ring/collar protein FliF, which translates into the protein MQESIHKLKLQITEYWKEMDKKKKIKLAFISLFVIFAVTALILMLTRTKYEVLYGDLGLKDMGQITTKLDEMGVSWKTGEDQKSILVPAENKNRIKIELATYGLPKEGYTYMDAFNDSSWTMTDYDKKQRMKKASESELASTISEIDGIHSAEVFIDEKEATNFILDNDDNKTTASVFIVKGDNRSLSSEKVKAIKHLVASSINMDPEDVKVVDNEGRLLGEEDEENIFSQDQFEVKHGIESKINESIKKFLGNVVGFNNVDVMSSVKINMDMEKTTITEFATPIEGNEEGLIRSLEEVEEHMAGGAVGGAAGTDTNVEDYTTIDDGSSRYDKVSRIINNELNEINKEISKAPGQVESVTVAVLVNKNALVDGEMTPEMEKEFTDLIYAATGLDTKQVQVKAASFNNNQATDNNIIQDGNNNWLYIGLSILALIILIIGIILYRRKKSRETAEAELERMLGEKSAIELEVADLDFEAEESKMKAQIDRFIEKKPDSVAQLLRNWLNE
- the fliE gene encoding flagellar hook-basal body complex protein FliE; protein product: MDINKINNYNSLISKMDNQIVNNKTENSFGDLLSNALDKVNEMQLESQEYKKMLAIGEVDNLHDVTIAADKADTALQVVMAIRGKVVEAYKEIMRIQI
- the flgC gene encoding flagellar basal body rod protein FlgC, with protein sequence MSIFNPINVSASALTAEKTRIDIITKNMANANTTRSTGGMPYRRQMAVFEENKSTSFSEQLSKYTNKIGGKGVKISKIVEDESPFKLVYEPGHPDADENGYVQKPNVDTVKEMVDLISAQRSYDANITAMNASKSMLMKALDIGRR